Below is a genomic region from Oreochromis niloticus isolate F11D_XX linkage group LG13, O_niloticus_UMD_NMBU, whole genome shotgun sequence.
TTTAATGAAATCATGCAGATGAACTGTAGCCTTGCTTAAAGCCTCGGGGAAGAATCGGCTCCCCAGTTAATAAGCTGTCTAATATATTTTGTGCAACGAAGGAGGCTGGTTAAGAATTCAAATTAAAGCAAATAACTTTCGGGAATCAAGTTAATCAATTGCACTCAAGGCACTCGGTCCACGTGTCTAATGGCCAGAAGTCCTCATTTCTCTGCAGGAGTTATGAGGACGTTGGATGGATTACAAAGGTACCGCGGCACTTGAAGGCACCAGAAGCAACCCTGGAGAAACTGGCAGACCCAGTGAGTGAGCGTGCCTCACTGAGGCGCTACAACAGCCGACCTCAGCTGTGGCAGGTGAGCCATGGAGAGTGTTCGCATGTTGGCAAACACTGCCGAGGCATGAGCTCTGTTTTCTTGGCCCCAGCAGAGGGCTTCTGGGGGTTTAGATCATTCCCACAACTGAGGGAAATTGGATTTTGGATGCTTATTGTTTCTCAAAGGCAATTTTCATAATAACCCATGCATAGGTGTGCtaatattttgtatttggtTTTAATAAAAGCGATGAATGTGATGAAGAAATGCAGTTCATCACCTGTCAGTCTTGACCTTTTGGCATACAGTGTGTGCAGCAGGGAGAGTGAAAACAGCAGATATGCAGAAAGATGCttaatatttctttctttttgtatatCTTTGTCCTTTACGTGAAAAGGCCAAAATATATCTGGTCCTCCTCTCTGGCATTGATGCCGTGGATGCTGCTACATCCAGCAGCTACTTGAACTAACAAATTAATTTTATAGCATGCCTCAAATTTCTGACATTTCAGTTCTTTTACAGCCTATAAAACATGACATCCAAAGGAACAGAAATGCTGTGAGCGGGGTGCAAAATACAGCGAGCCTCGCATCTGTTTAACTGCTACAGCACAGAAAAACTCCCTCGCTGTGTCTCACGTTCTCTGCAGTGTTTTgactgtgtatatatatgtgtgtgtgtgtgtgtgtgtgtgtgtgtgtgtgtgtgtgtgtgtgagtgcattttcttttttcccaccGCATTGATCCAGTTTGTGTAGCACCCCGCCAGCAAAAATGACTGAACACACCCTGGTGAGCTACACTGTAGCACTGGGGTAACATGTTCCTTCATTACAGTGAACACATGCACTCCAGTTTATTTTTGAACCAGTTTCTCACTGGACTGCTGTTTCACAGTAGCTGAAAACCCCATCATTAGTCTTTTTGTGGGATCAGTTAGAATCAGAAAAATATTCACAGGCCTATCCTTTAATTCTTCACATGAGTGCAGTAAAGATTTGAGTGTTTGATGCTTTAGTTTAGAGGTTAAAACATAAACACTGCTGCTCATGTGTTGTACCTATAGTGTTAAAATAAAGCTGATCTGTAGATCGGAAAATTGTGATGAAGCGGTGATTGTTTCTGTTCTTTCTAAGTCTGTAGGAGCCGAGTGGAACAGGCGACAGCTTCGACTGAGGAATGATGCCAAGAAACCAATATCTTTGTAAGCTTTAGTTCATCAGCAGGAGCTAATTTTCTCTTTTAGTCCCTTTTATGATGCAAATTTGTCACACACCTtcctgtttttttggtttgttcagCTGCAGTACATATCCAAGATCAGGTCAGATCCCTCTGTACACGTGAGTATTTTACGTTTGATATTAACAGGTGCCACCAAAcagagtactgtgcaaaaactTGGGGTCCTTTAGCTCTTTAGTCCCTGCCACATTTATTCTGCTGCATCATGACTTTAACCTGCCGCTACCATGAAACACTGAGCAactttaaacagaaaatgttttagGTGGTCATGTTTTGATCCAGCTATTTTCTTAGTTGcgcagtattttatttgaatccAGCTACTCTGCATATTTTCTCTGAGCGCTGACCTTCGAGTTCATTACTGAGTGGGCTCTCATGTATGTGCAGTGGCACCGTCGGCTCTGAGAACATGGATAACATTGACAACATGGATGAAGACTTCCACCCACTGACAGTGAAGAGGAGCGTCGTTCCTCCACACACGCCGACAGCACGGTGAGACTCACCGTCATTGTACACATAAAGAGTGTGGCATGTGGAAAAAAGTAGAGggttttttaaatggaaattaTTCTAAAACCACAGTGGACCTGTTAGTGTGTTTCTTATTTATCGATGAACCAGTGTAACACTTTTAGAATAATTATGAACTTCATCTAAACCAGTCTGAAGCTTCAACAAATAACCACaagagcatttaaaaaaaacaaaacgtccACCTTGTTGACAGGTGTTTGCTTTGTTCTCTGCTTTCCTGTGAGCGAGTCATCTGCAGGACTCTGCCCGTCTTTAGCCATCATCTGTGAAAATGTCCGCACAGACAGGGAGGAGAGCATGTCTTGTTATTCATGCTGTGCATGTCAAGTTaggattgattttttttttccaagtcgAAGTGTGGCTCCTTCTCTGTGGAATCGTTGCTGCACCATCAGTTGGAAAGCCAACAAGCAGGGAGCGTCACATTTTTTCCGATATGCCTGCATGTTAAGGTGTTTCTCGTGGGGTCTCACAGGTAGCAGCCTCCGTGCAGGCTGCAGTTCAACAAGTGGAAATAAGACATTGCAGATCTCACCTTGTAGGGAATTCTAATCTAAATGATCAGTCATGTGCTctgaatgcttttattttgctcTTGTTTAGCTAGCTGTATTGTTTTCAGGCTGAAACAGCCTGTTGGGGCTTGGTAGAGTGCTGAAAAGTGATGCAAGGATCAAGGTAGCTTGGAAACAGGACCAAGATACTGTCATAATGTAAGTCTGCTTTCTGATTTTGTTGTTGAAATCTCAACTTTAAGGACTAAAGATCAGTATGGTGAGGTGGTGGGTGGTGGTTGTCCTCATTtgggagtaaaaaaaaaatgaaccagAAGCAAAAACATGCAGACCTGATGGATGCCATTCATCCCCCCCAGAAAACTGCACCcagtacacagacacacatacactgtTTGTTAAGCACAAAgcatatacatgtatatacatgtcGTCCCATTGAGATTCAGTGTCTCATTTACAAGACATAATGTCTGTAATATCTTTTCCTTGTGCCAGCCGAACCACCATCCCTGGCTACACAGGCATGGCTGCCTATGCTGACTCTGCTGCTCCTGCAACTTCTGCAGGTTCATCTGGGTGAGTCTGAATCGAACTCTGATAACTCAATATATTCACTTAATCATATTCCGTTGTTATTGCTGATTATGTCCTATAAaatatgacatttaaaaaatatctaaTATATAGTCTGTATTGTTTATCTTGACATCTTGTGAAATAAGTAAGTCATAAATTTGTGGGGTAATtgagtttattattttactattttgCACACCTTGATATTTCTTTCTCCCAGCATTTTATCCACTTagacaaaaaaagcaaacatcacAATTTTCCACTAGAGGGCGGTCTAATGCAATCCATAGACATGAAGTTGCACTCTTAACTTCACCATACAGGTGCCCGTTATTTACTGGTGTCTATGAAAATGTGACTACAACTCGCCACAGTGGCAGAAATACACACAAATGACAATACTTTCAGCTTACCTTATATATCAAAGTGTAGCCAGAGCAGATGCCTTTATTTGGGCTTGAGACTGGCACTGGAAGCATACTAACTTCTGAGGCTAAGTTTGTATCACCACTAAGAGTCAAACTGGGGACCTTTTAGATGTGGGGTGCACgtgttaaccactacaccacAGAGCCaagcaaaatgcaaaaaatatgCATAAACATGTGTGCAGtctggagaaaaataaaacaaagagcatGGAATTAGTAAAACTAAAAGAGCGGACACTGTTTTAGGGAAATGGCCAGACAAGATAAAAACAGTGTcaacaaaactgctcaaagaaatAATATAAGTCCTGAATAATCACTGTTTTCTAATGCTCCtactttttaatttgatttgttGTTGAACTTTATCTTTTTTTGGGTGCTGTACATATTTGAGTGGCATTGCTTAAAAGCTTAGTATACCTTATTTTTTGCATGAGTGGGCAGGTGAGGTGCAGGTTAATGGTCAGTTGGAAAAGGCTTCAGTAATTGGAAATGttaaaaaacagattaaaaacaacGGGCTTCATTCCTAAAGACAGACAGGTAGGAATTTGAGAGATGTTATATGTGTTGTAGGGGAGGATTACACCGATGATTTTCTAAAATTGAGCAAATTTCatcaaaagaaactgaaaaggtttatttaaaaaggaaatCTTAAGGTGTTTAATTGCCAGCGCAACACTGAAAATACGTGCGTTGACATGAGTGAGCCCCTAACTGTGCAGAGCAAACATGGCTCCACTCTGGGAGTGTTGGCTGTCTGTTAAGGATGTGCAAACCTGTTTCCTAGTTGGGCCCCAGTTTAGCGAACTTTACCGGCTTTTGGAGCAGGCATCTCCAGATGGCTGAATCCAGAGCAGCTCGTGGTAATGGTGGTTTTTCACAACCCAGATCCATTTTCCTGGTGCCTGACACCCCCCTGCGATCTGTTTCCTCTGCTGATTAGGCTTGGCCTCccatatttttttccccaaaacagaaaaaaaagacaagctcTTGGATTGATTAACTGTCTGCTACAACGGTCAGACATCCCCGGGATTTTTGCTTACTAATGCTCACTCATAACAGAAGTgcctgagggtttttttttttttttctgtcagccTGCAGCAGCCTTAGCTGCTCGGTGTTTCACTACGAAGATTAGCGTTAGGTTCTTAGATTTTTGCGTCATCTAAAGCAATGTGTAATTCAGTGACTCATGGATATCATTACATCTTTTCACAGAGCATTCGAAGAACTTGGAACTTCTGTTTTCAGGCACACGGCGCCCCTGTCCAGAACGGTGACCGCCGTGCCTCCCTGCAACCCCTTCGTGAGACCTGTGCTTCCTGTCTGGTGCACAAGCGCCACAGCAAGACTTTAGACAAACGAGATGAGAGAGAGCTCGAAGGTGTCAGCTTCCTATTCATGCCATCCAATCTGTTTATATGAATACATCTACGATGATGTGATGTCAGTGAGTTATTCAGAGTGAGTTAAAGAATAATGAGATGCCCCATTATCATAATTTCCCTGATTTAGATGAGTGGTTTTCTAACTCTGGGTAGTGAGTGCGTTGCATTGTCCTCTTAAATATTTGCTCTCTCTCACTGACTCGCTTGCTTGCTCGTTTActctatgtgtgtgcatgtgtgtgtgtgtctgtcatgAAGGGCAAAGAGAGGGGCGAAATATTGAGGAAAGTCAGGATTTTTAGTGCTATCGTTACGTTTTTAATAGTATACAAATTACGGCAGCTTTACAGATCCATTATGACTAAACAGGCTAATCTGCATTGAAAATGCTGTCTGTAGGCTTCAGTATATACATTGCTTAGATTTCTGTAGATGTGACTGTAATGCACATTGACATTATTATGATGTGCCTGGCAGCAATAGCTTTATGTCTGCGGTTAGTGCAGCTTGACGCTTAGACAGGAAATAGGGATGAGAtggttttcctgtttctcttcatCTATACTTTGTTTAGATTTACATTTCATGAGGATTTTGTACTTGAGCACACAGTTGATACATGTGAGGACTTTAGGTTGTGTGATCACTAATGCAtgcatcttttctttttaattattgtatATCTAGTgtcatttgtgttttatttatttatttattattacatttcCAAAAAGGGAGGAAACTCAAAAgagatttaaataaaaagtgatcaaatttttcttttaaaaactgagaaGCTGAGAAAGTTCTAATTTTTGACATGAAGACTTTGGAGGCAAACGTTACTTATTGCTTTAATGCTGCTAACCTCACCACAGAACACCAGCAGCTCGCTGGCCCAAGCGAAAGCATGAAAAAACGTTGCCCTCACACGTAGGCCCCTGACCTCTGGACAGACACATTTGACTCCCAAATAtagactgaaaaaaaatgttagcaAGTCTGCAAATATCATCCATTGTGTCTTCTTTAATGACCCTAAACTGCCTTTGAACTCCGTCAGTCCTGTTTCATGCTGATATTTGTCCAAAGCACTCTTTACACAGCGAGCAATATGACATCAGCTCTCCATCAAACCCATCACAGACGGAGAACTGCACAACTTCCAACATAGTTGTCAAAGTAACAGAGCATTATTAAGTGCAGTAAGTGctatctctcgctctcttttttttttaaagatgttacCAGTTAATGCATCGCTGAGAACATTGGTGAGTAAAGTGAATTATGTGCATGGAAAGGTTAAGATTTATCCCTTTTCCTTTATGCTGCTGTGACTCCAGTGAATCTAGAGGCAGCACCCTTCCTTTTGGCACGATATCAGCTCACGGCTCTGTTGGTGATTGATGTCTAACAGCCACAGATTATTATGCTAAACAACTAATGCTAAAAAACAGCTGTTAGTTTTGTTAAAGCGAGCCTTTTCAGTTGTAATTAGTGCTGTTTTGCATTGATTTTATGACTTTTGAAAGAGACTAGAAAGTTGAGGAATTAACTCCTTGGCTTTCTTGCACATTTAGATAGCAGGACTCTCTTAACAGCTTAGCTTAGCGTACAAATGCATGAAATTGCAGAGGACAACGCCACTTTTTAAAGCTCACTATTTAACCCCTAATAATGTGGCTGTCTGCAGCCATGTTTCTAGTATTTATTTCACCTGGTGGTACAATACATATTCAGCGTACAACACGACAGTGGTAATAATCTTGAGAGTGAGACGGCCTCACTGTATAGCACCCAATTTACTTTGTGTTTAAGACCAACAGGACTACGTAAGACTTCTCATAGCAATCATAACTCTATTTGCTAaaaacctcctcctcctcctcctccagcttagATTTTCCAGCCTGTGGTCTGAATCTCATCACCGGCTCCTTTTCAAAACAGGCTCACAAACACCATGATTGATTCAGCCACTATCCTCCAGGATCTCTCAATGCTTGCCCGGGCTGCAGATTAATTTCCTTTTCCTCATCTTAATTTTTACTCATCGCCGCTCCATAAAAAGGCTAAATGTCAAGCATGCCTGACTCCTTCTAGTGACACGTCTATTCCAGCAGATAATTACCATAAGGAAATTGATGCTTTAGTGTGCAGAGGGGAATTTAATTTACTCTGACATCCTCGCAGCATAATGCATTCCTAAAGAAAGAGAGTTTTTCACTTTGCAATTGACTTTTTAGATAAATTGGACTATTTAATGT
It encodes:
- the spmip7 gene encoding spermatogenesis-associated protein 48, encoding MAVFCSRACLQGSSDPVKIQPHSLRTPTTVTIRNNLPDTHPGNQDPGVGPDISPAVRHFRYTSATQRSYEDVGWITKVPRHLKAPEATLEKLADPVSERASLRRYNSRPQLWQSVGAEWNRRQLRLRNDAKKPISFCSTYPRSGQIPLYTGTVGSENMDNIDNMDEDFHPLTVKRSVVPPHTPTARRTTIPGYTGMAAYADSAAPATSAGSSGAFEELGTSVFRHTAPLSRTVTAVPPCNPFVRPVLPVWCTSATARL